One Novipirellula galeiformis genomic window, CGAAGACCTACAGACAGCGTTTTCCGATATCCACCAAGAGAAACGGGTGCGAGCCGTCATCTTGACCGGCGGCGGCGAGCACTTCAGTTCCGGTATCGACCTGAGCGTGCTCGATGCGATCGCAAAGATGCCCGCTCACCTCTGTCAAGACGAACTGTTCAGCCTCTGGCAACGTTGCTCGGAACTGCTTGAGCAGATCCTTCGCTTTCCCAAGCCGGTGATCGCGGCGGTCGACGGTGCGGCGATCGGGGCAGGGCTCGGGCTCGCCCTCGCTGCCGACCTGCTTGTGCTATCGGATCGCGCGCAACTCAACGCCACCGCTGCGCAGCGAGGGCTCGTCGGCGGCGCCACCGGCGCACTGATTTCCTTCCGGTTTGGCGCAGCAACGGCAGCCAGGATGCTATTGACGGGAGAGTCGATCGATGCCGACGAGGCCTATCGGCTGGGGATGTGCAAAAAACCGGTTCCCCCGGACCAAATCTGGGTCGC contains:
- a CDS encoding enoyl-CoA hydratase/isomerase family protein, coding for MQYVDIKIHGPVATILMDHPARRNTLNPTLIEDLQTAFSDIHQEKRVRAVILTGGGEHFSSGIDLSVLDAIAKMPAHLCQDELFSLWQRCSELLEQILRFPKPVIAAVDGAAIGAGLGLALAADLLVLSDRAQLNATAAQRGLVGGATGALISFRFGAATAARMLLTGESIDADEAYRLGMCKKPVPPDQIWVAASELANACAEAPREAVQATKQLLNECVGEMLLSQIVAGAAYSASACSTESAKEGVAAFLEKREPEWR